Proteins encoded within one genomic window of Raineyella fluvialis:
- a CDS encoding SRPBCC family protein produces MLRGASTYTYDGNWKVQAENGADGYHVTATHWNYAATTGRRATGESKNTTQTVDAGKWGKQGGGYWSFDNGHLCLWTTAANYESRPLFPKLEELKEKFGEAKGNFMVKGSRNLLLYPNVFVMDQFSTQIRHFRPVSVDQTEVTIYCIAPKGESAESRAQRIRQYEDFFNASGMATPDDLEEFRSCQKTFLGTAARWNDMSRGQGHQIAGPNDVAKGLGMTKVLSSGVKNEDEGLYPVHHEYWLSVMKKAQAAEKAAEAAALTELA; encoded by the coding sequence GTGCTGCGCGGCGCGTCCACCTACACCTATGACGGCAACTGGAAGGTCCAGGCGGAGAACGGGGCCGACGGATATCACGTCACCGCCACCCACTGGAACTACGCAGCCACCACCGGCCGTCGTGCCACCGGCGAATCCAAGAACACCACCCAGACGGTCGACGCCGGCAAGTGGGGCAAGCAGGGCGGCGGCTACTGGTCCTTCGACAACGGCCACCTGTGCCTGTGGACCACGGCCGCCAATTACGAGTCCCGCCCGCTCTTCCCCAAGCTCGAGGAGCTGAAGGAGAAGTTCGGCGAGGCCAAGGGCAACTTCATGGTCAAGGGCTCGCGCAACCTGCTGCTCTACCCGAACGTGTTCGTGATGGACCAGTTCTCCACCCAGATCCGCCACTTCCGTCCGGTCAGCGTGGACCAGACCGAGGTCACCATCTACTGCATCGCCCCCAAGGGTGAGTCGGCGGAGTCCCGCGCCCAGCGCATCCGTCAGTACGAGGACTTCTTCAACGCCTCCGGCATGGCCACCCCGGACGACCTGGAGGAGTTCCGCTCCTGCCAGAAGACCTTCCTCGGCACCGCCGCACGGTGGAACGACATGTCGCGCGGCCAGGGCCACCAGATCGCCGGTCCGAACGACGTCGCGAAGGGCCTGGGCATGACCAAGGTGCTCTCCTCCGGTGTCAAGAACGAGGACGAGGGTCTCTACCCGGTACACCACGAGTACTGGCTGTCCGTGATGAAGAAGGCCCAGGCCGCCGAGAAGGCAGCCGAGGCCGCAGCGCTGACCGAGCTGGCGTGA
- a CDS encoding pyrroline-5-carboxylate reductase family protein: protein MDHAPADLSALTVAVIGGGVMGGTLFRAILAVDDPGVAGAVVAETHAGRRADLLEDVAGLVAGRDVRATEDALEAARGADVVVLAVKPQDARATLASIAGELGPRTLLLSICAGLSTATLEGWVPRAYASSGGCRTLPPGSVRGRPPCAPDPPPTRLISTWSSDCWVAPVSSSR, encoded by the coding sequence ATGGACCACGCACCCGCCGACCTTTCCGCGCTGACCGTCGCCGTGATCGGCGGCGGCGTGATGGGCGGCACCCTGTTCCGGGCCATCCTGGCCGTCGACGATCCGGGGGTCGCCGGTGCCGTGGTCGCCGAGACCCATGCCGGGCGCCGGGCGGACCTGCTGGAGGACGTCGCCGGGCTGGTCGCCGGCCGGGACGTCCGCGCGACCGAGGACGCCCTCGAGGCGGCCCGCGGCGCGGATGTGGTCGTGCTGGCGGTCAAGCCGCAGGATGCCCGTGCGACGCTGGCGTCGATCGCCGGGGAGTTGGGTCCCCGTACCCTGCTGCTGTCGATCTGCGCCGGCCTGTCGACCGCCACCCTTGAGGGCTGGGTCCCGAGGGCGTACGCGTCGTCCGGGGGATGCCGAACACTCCCGCCCGGATCGGTGAGGGGGCGACCGCCGTGTGCGCCGGATCCGCCGCCGACCCGGCTGATCTCGACCTGGTCGTCCGACTGCTGGGTCGCTCCGGTGTCGTCGTCGCGGTGA
- a CDS encoding redox-sensing transcriptional repressor Rex yields MSEGAAPPASGGIPDATIARLPRYLQVLRDVRGQVTISSQQLAEAVGVNPAQLRKDLSYFGSVGTRGVGYDVGRLIALISDHLVGPGTRPFMIVGMGKLGTAMAGFTGYPERGFRLAALVDVAPALVGTKLRVATTIGPTSLAVRHLDDLPAIVAETGASLALLCVPPRAAQETVERLATAGVTSILNFVSEGVHAPEGVRLRDVDLARELQILAYYQQHPDTAAPQGDPTDAQGTSTQKKVSV; encoded by the coding sequence GTGTCCGAGGGCGCTGCTCCGCCGGCCTCCGGCGGTATTCCCGACGCGACGATCGCGCGGCTTCCCCGGTATCTCCAGGTGCTGCGTGACGTCCGGGGCCAGGTGACCATCTCCTCCCAGCAGCTCGCGGAGGCAGTGGGAGTCAACCCCGCCCAGTTGCGCAAGGACCTGTCGTACTTCGGGTCCGTGGGCACCCGGGGTGTCGGCTACGACGTCGGGCGGCTGATCGCGTTGATCTCCGACCATCTCGTCGGCCCGGGCACCCGGCCGTTCATGATCGTCGGGATGGGCAAGCTCGGCACCGCGATGGCGGGTTTCACCGGCTATCCCGAACGCGGCTTCCGACTGGCCGCGCTGGTCGATGTCGCACCGGCACTGGTGGGCACCAAGCTGCGCGTGGCCACGACGATCGGTCCCACCAGCCTGGCCGTACGACACCTCGACGACCTCCCCGCGATCGTCGCCGAGACCGGTGCCAGCCTGGCGCTGCTGTGCGTGCCCCCGCGTGCGGCGCAGGAGACCGTCGAGCGGCTCGCCACCGCCGGGGTCACGAGCATCCTCAACTTCGTCAGTGAGGGAGTCCACGCTCCCGAGGGCGTACGCCTGCGCGACGTCGACCTCGCCCGCGAGCTCCAGATCCTGGCGTACTACCAGCAGCACCCTGACACCGCCGCCCCCCAGGGGGACCCCACGGATGCCCAGGGGACGTCGACCCAGAAGAAGGTATCGGTGTGA
- the benC gene encoding benzoate 1,2-dioxygenase electron transfer component BenC gives MTHQVALTFEDGVTRFITAQDDQTVAEASYRARINIPVDCLDGACGTCKAFCESGDYDPGSYIEDALSESEAAEGFCLPCQMKPRSDLVLRIASTSEVAKTVAGSFQAIVVDIHRYSDNVIGFSIEVEDRESLSYLPGQYVNIEVPGTEERRSYSFSTSPDERRLSFLVKITPGGAMSTWLSERAGVGDRLTLHGPNGSFFLREGTTPLLLLAGGTGLAPILAMLRTSAKAGSTRPMHLIYGVNTDTEAVELDTLAQLQEQLPNFTWDYCVADPAATARKKGYVTAHMDPKNLYDGNVSVYLCGPPPMVEAVRKHFQATGLEPEGFFYEKFSLASSSASRDHGVEALEAAAANEQASEENVGEAVAEEATGTVLLEESPEATLPASAPVAVPAGAVGVVRAVPAGADAYDLLPAHRATEMAPLGTGPAVPADDRTAFGIGGLVLSGARDAAAEAAAPNPAALGLGPGDAYGIGGTSQRPRQAYAPLHDPVLAVVEAPAPAADNVTADGYVIGEEHPSILKSDSLFDARTALELGVMELTIGRLNSGQITGFRMLADACRPFVQGDRFVDADQFTDANSAFHEYLFTFTGNEHLLEAYRRLGVAGHMHEMLPHGQWCHPDVIGDHDRIIEAFEQGDRDLTRRLIIEHAEHGKETTRRAMILGGLLDEPGFVSPGRFTGKVVLVTGAAQGIGERVARRIAAEGGQLVLADRSDILDEVAATITRKGGTVATVRADLETYAGAQAVVAKALTEHGRVDVAIHVVGGTIWRKPFEEYQEEEIEAEIRRSLFPTLWACRAVLPQLYAQGHGTIVNVSSTATMGLNRLPYAAAKGGVNTLTKSLAFEAAPHGVRVVATAPGGTEAPPRRIPRGGEPSTPEEQAWHQVTVDQTVESSLMHRYGTLEEQAAAICFLASDEASYITGSILPVAGGDFGG, from the coding sequence ATGACGCATCAGGTCGCACTGACCTTCGAGGACGGCGTCACCCGTTTCATCACGGCCCAGGATGACCAGACGGTCGCCGAGGCGTCCTACCGAGCGAGGATCAACATCCCGGTGGACTGCCTCGACGGCGCCTGCGGCACCTGCAAGGCCTTCTGTGAATCGGGTGACTACGATCCGGGTTCCTACATCGAGGACGCCCTCAGCGAGAGCGAGGCCGCCGAGGGCTTCTGCCTGCCCTGCCAGATGAAGCCGCGCTCCGACCTCGTGCTGCGGATCGCGTCGACGTCGGAGGTGGCGAAGACGGTGGCCGGCAGCTTCCAGGCGATCGTCGTCGACATCCACCGCTACAGCGACAACGTCATCGGCTTCAGCATCGAGGTCGAGGATCGCGAGTCGCTGTCCTACCTGCCGGGGCAGTACGTCAACATCGAGGTGCCCGGCACCGAGGAGCGCCGCTCGTACTCCTTCAGTACCTCCCCCGACGAGCGCCGGCTGAGCTTCCTGGTGAAGATCACCCCCGGAGGGGCGATGTCCACCTGGCTCTCGGAGCGCGCCGGGGTCGGCGACCGGCTGACCCTGCACGGGCCCAACGGGTCGTTCTTCCTGCGCGAGGGCACCACCCCGCTGCTGCTCCTCGCGGGCGGCACCGGCCTGGCCCCCATCCTCGCCATGCTGCGCACCTCGGCCAAGGCCGGCAGCACCCGCCCGATGCACCTCATCTACGGCGTGAACACCGACACCGAGGCGGTGGAGCTGGACACGCTGGCGCAGTTGCAGGAGCAGCTGCCCAACTTCACCTGGGACTACTGCGTCGCCGACCCGGCGGCCACCGCCCGGAAGAAGGGGTACGTCACCGCGCACATGGACCCGAAGAACCTCTACGACGGCAACGTCTCGGTCTACCTGTGCGGCCCGCCGCCGATGGTGGAGGCAGTCCGCAAGCACTTCCAGGCGACCGGACTGGAGCCCGAGGGCTTCTTCTACGAGAAGTTCTCCCTGGCCAGCAGCTCGGCCTCCCGCGACCACGGCGTCGAGGCGCTGGAGGCCGCGGCCGCCAACGAGCAGGCGTCGGAGGAGAACGTCGGCGAGGCCGTCGCCGAGGAGGCCACCGGCACCGTGCTGCTCGAGGAGTCGCCCGAGGCCACGCTCCCCGCATCGGCGCCCGTGGCGGTTCCCGCCGGGGCCGTCGGTGTGGTCAGGGCGGTCCCCGCAGGAGCCGACGCGTACGATCTGTTGCCCGCCCACCGGGCCACCGAGATGGCGCCGCTGGGGACCGGTCCGGCCGTCCCCGCCGATGACCGGACTGCGTTCGGGATCGGTGGACTCGTCCTGTCCGGTGCTCGCGACGCCGCCGCCGAGGCGGCCGCTCCGAACCCGGCGGCGCTGGGCCTCGGCCCGGGCGACGCGTACGGGATCGGCGGCACCTCGCAGCGGCCACGGCAGGCGTACGCCCCGCTGCACGACCCGGTCCTCGCCGTCGTCGAGGCACCGGCGCCGGCGGCCGACAACGTGACCGCGGACGGTTACGTGATCGGCGAGGAACACCCGTCGATCCTGAAGTCCGACTCCCTCTTCGACGCCCGGACGGCGCTGGAGCTGGGGGTGATGGAGCTGACGATCGGCCGGCTGAACAGCGGGCAGATCACCGGCTTCCGGATGCTCGCCGACGCCTGTCGGCCGTTCGTCCAGGGCGACCGGTTCGTCGACGCGGACCAGTTCACCGACGCGAACTCGGCCTTCCACGAGTACCTGTTCACCTTCACCGGCAACGAACACCTGCTCGAGGCCTACCGCCGTCTCGGGGTCGCCGGGCACATGCACGAGATGCTGCCGCACGGCCAGTGGTGCCACCCGGACGTCATCGGCGACCACGACCGGATCATCGAGGCCTTCGAACAGGGGGACCGCGACCTGACCCGCCGGCTCATCATCGAGCACGCCGAGCACGGCAAGGAGACCACTCGTCGGGCGATGATCCTCGGCGGTCTGCTCGACGAGCCGGGCTTCGTCAGCCCGGGACGGTTCACCGGCAAGGTGGTCCTGGTGACCGGAGCCGCACAGGGCATCGGTGAACGGGTGGCCCGACGGATCGCCGCCGAGGGCGGGCAGCTGGTGCTGGCCGACCGCTCCGACATCCTCGACGAGGTGGCCGCCACGATCACCCGCAAGGGTGGCACGGTCGCCACGGTGCGCGCCGACCTCGAGACGTACGCGGGGGCCCAGGCCGTCGTCGCCAAGGCGCTCACCGAGCACGGCCGGGTCGATGTGGCCATCCATGTGGTGGGCGGCACCATCTGGCGCAAGCCGTTCGAGGAGTACCAGGAGGAGGAGATCGAGGCGGAGATCCGCCGCTCGCTCTTTCCCACGCTCTGGGCCTGCCGGGCGGTCCTGCCGCAGCTGTACGCCCAGGGTCACGGGACCATCGTCAACGTCTCCTCGACGGCGACGATGGGACTCAACCGGCTCCCGTACGCCGCGGCGAAGGGCGGCGTGAACACGCTGACCAAGTCGCTGGCGTTCGAGGCCGCACCACACGGCGTCCGCGTCGTCGCCACCGCCCCCGGTGGCACCGAGGCACCGCCGCGCCGCATCCCGCGGGGTGGGGAGCCGTCGACTCCCGAGGAACAGGCGTGGCACCAGGTCACCGTCGACCA
- a CDS encoding pyrroline-5-carboxylate reductase family protein yields MTEDKMGAVTGVSGSGPAFVLLAMEAMIDAGVELGLTRAVARDLAVQTFRGTAGLALEPGSHPTLLREAVTSPGGTTAAGLAALEEHGVRAGIAAAVRATYARNAALGA; encoded by the coding sequence GTGACCGAGGACAAGATGGGTGCCGTCACCGGAGTCTCCGGATCGGGCCCGGCGTTCGTCCTGCTGGCCATGGAGGCGATGATCGACGCCGGTGTCGAGCTCGGACTGACCCGTGCCGTCGCCCGCGACCTCGCGGTGCAGACCTTCCGTGGCACCGCGGGGCTCGCCCTGGAGCCGGGGTCGCACCCCACGCTGCTGCGTGAGGCGGTGACCTCCCCCGGTGGCACGACCGCCGCCGGTCTGGCCGCCCTGGAGGAGCACGGGGTGCGGGCGGGCATCGCGGCCGCCGTCCGCGCCACGTACGCCCGCAACGCCGCGCTGGGGGCCTGA
- the benB gene encoding benzoate 1,2-dioxygenase small subunit — MTTQTATPTTMTMTMTTVPNAPAADVYVDQQAVEQFLYREARHLDDRDFTRWLECYADDVEFWMPSWADDGELSRDPQTEISLMYYPNKGGLEDRIFRIRTERSSATSLPEPRTSHNITNVEIIDRRGALVDVRFNWHTMYFRYQTVDPYYGTSFYTIDFSGPSPVIRRKVVVLKNDYIHHVVDIYHV; from the coding sequence ATGACGACGCAGACCGCGACCCCCACGACCATGACCATGACCATGACCACCGTCCCGAACGCCCCCGCCGCCGACGTTTACGTCGACCAGCAGGCTGTCGAGCAGTTCCTCTACCGCGAGGCCCGCCACCTGGACGACCGCGACTTCACCCGCTGGCTCGAGTGCTACGCGGACGACGTCGAGTTCTGGATGCCCTCCTGGGCCGACGACGGCGAACTCAGCCGCGACCCGCAGACCGAGATCTCGCTGATGTACTACCCCAACAAGGGTGGGCTCGAGGACCGCATCTTCCGGATCCGCACCGAGCGCTCGTCGGCGACCTCGCTGCCGGAGCCCCGTACGTCCCACAACATCACCAACGTCGAGATCATCGACCGGCGCGGTGCCTTGGTGGACGTCCGCTTCAACTGGCACACCATGTACTTCCGCTACCAGACGGTGGACCCGTACTACGGGACCTCGTTCTACACCATCGACTTCTCCGGCCCCTCCCCCGTGATCCGCCGCAAGGTCGTCGTCCTGAAGAACGACTACATCCACCACGTGGTCGACATCTACCACGTCTGA
- a CDS encoding glutaredoxin family protein gives MRVLSRVGCHLCDDLLVVVDEVCRRRQEAYDVTDVDDDPALRARYGDLVPVVFVDGAQFATWRVDAAALDAALSQPRQGVR, from the coding sequence GTGCGCGTCCTGAGTCGCGTCGGCTGCCATCTGTGTGATGACCTGCTCGTCGTGGTCGACGAGGTCTGCCGGCGTCGCCAGGAGGCCTACGACGTGACCGACGTCGACGACGACCCGGCGCTGAGGGCCCGCTACGGCGACCTCGTCCCGGTCGTCTTCGTGGACGGCGCGCAGTTCGCGACCTGGCGGGTCGACGCTGCGGCATTGGATGCCGCTCTGTCGCAGCCTCGGCAGGGTGTCCGGTGA
- a CDS encoding 30S ribosomal protein bS22, producing MGSVIKKRRKRMAKKKHRKLLKKTRIQRRRAGK from the coding sequence GTGGGTTCTGTCATCAAGAAGCGTCGCAAGCGCATGGCGAAGAAGAAGCACCGCAAGCTGCTCAAGAAGACGCGTATCCAGCGTCGTCGCGCCGGCAAGTGA
- a CDS encoding aspartate-semialdehyde dehydrogenase: MGSMRVGVFGATGQVGGVMRTLLAERGFPLDDVRFFASARSAGTKLPWGDGQVTVEDTATADFSGLDIAIFSAGKKTSLAVAPKVAAAGAVVIDNSSAWRMDPDVPLVVSEVNPGDAINPPKGIIANPNCTTMAAMPIMKPLHDLAGLRRLIVATYQATSGSGVAGVAALAEQTAAVADPRRLALDGSAAGIPTDMYGPYVKPIAFNALPFAGNLVDDGTGETDEEQKLRNESRKILHIPDLLVSGTCVRVPVFSGHSLAINAEFERDITPQEAVEALRDAPGVELMDVPTPLDAAGKDPSYVGRIRRDQSAPEGKGLTFFISNDNLRKGAALNAVQIAELLAARV; this comes from the coding sequence CTGGGATCCATGCGAGTTGGAGTATTCGGGGCGACCGGTCAGGTCGGCGGCGTGATGCGCACGTTGCTGGCCGAGCGTGGGTTCCCCCTCGACGACGTCCGTTTCTTCGCGTCGGCCCGGTCGGCCGGCACGAAGCTGCCCTGGGGCGACGGCCAGGTGACGGTGGAGGACACCGCCACTGCCGATTTCTCCGGCCTTGATATCGCGATCTTCTCCGCGGGCAAGAAGACCTCGCTGGCGGTTGCGCCGAAGGTGGCCGCCGCGGGAGCTGTCGTGATCGACAACTCCTCCGCCTGGCGGATGGACCCGGACGTGCCGCTCGTCGTCTCCGAGGTCAACCCGGGTGACGCGATCAATCCGCCGAAGGGCATCATCGCCAACCCGAACTGCACCACCATGGCCGCGATGCCGATCATGAAGCCGCTGCACGACCTCGCCGGTCTGCGCCGGCTGATCGTCGCGACCTACCAGGCCACCTCCGGCTCCGGCGTCGCCGGGGTCGCGGCCCTGGCCGAGCAGACCGCCGCGGTCGCGGACCCCCGCCGGCTCGCCCTGGACGGTTCCGCGGCCGGCATCCCCACCGACATGTACGGGCCGTACGTCAAGCCGATCGCCTTCAACGCCCTCCCCTTCGCCGGCAACCTCGTCGACGACGGCACCGGGGAGACCGACGAGGAGCAGAAGCTGCGCAACGAGTCCCGCAAGATCCTGCACATCCCGGACCTGCTGGTCTCCGGCACGTGCGTGCGGGTGCCGGTCTTCAGCGGACACTCGCTCGCGATCAACGCCGAGTTCGAGCGTGACATCACTCCGCAGGAGGCCGTCGAGGCACTGCGTGACGCCCCCGGCGTCGAGCTGATGGACGTCCCCACCCCGCTCGACGCGGCCGGCAAGGACCCCTCGTACGTCGGCCGGATCCGCCGCGACCAGTCCGCGCCCGAGGGCAAGGGGCTGACCTTCTTCATCTCCAACGACAACCTGCGCAAGGGCGCGGCCCTCAACGCGGTCCAGATCGCGGAGTTGCTCGCCGCCCGCGTCTGA